The following proteins come from a genomic window of Leishmania major strain Friedlin complete genome, chromosome 1:
- a CDS encoding conserved hypothetical protein (previous protein_id=AAC24648.1), translated as MKLPLTLHPANHLAVQCLLLHAALSSDSVSGFTMDDAQHEQYNTAASIARLRTRYHWEGQHGRRHMVRLSHCWQGLLRPPAVAAAASVTGSSAAQSTTVAAPTGVPVSCGGAPSSPVPPSSVLETRQQQPADDNRALAFAAPARLIALYAPPVLLRGLHRRLHDMVSYDAAVHHASLLRQLLAPYGIHVAVTGATRRGCPFSLQAEYLLCLTEAATFEVEAVHPGDAGGLAESDRGAVEDAINDHGDDASGSRASAVSTAAIAVTDPRTREARCSKMRAKRAAIQRDALMLRPPSLPSASSLAAAASVSREEDGAASAVAGGGTGHRDQARIRVCLGGSLRRRYCDRRSAFSSADVVSPQVSYRVRRALESLVRCGYIVSAAQPFPPSQSHLEARKVMYLTARYDPHLPAQVPPRACTDPAVLRRLQLHRLVLRLCPWHAFAARQLLLTGPADFTTHVMLQALDHGIDVNMNGAFMCGEACAASGDGGVGNTTPAIAATTASEAHGGSLPPVHHKGQTRRRCDLVEQLILQDEEDLVSLAGLPRIDPMLRGLYCQQNHL; from the coding sequence ATGAAGCTCCCGCTGACGCTGCATCCTGCGAACCATCTCGCTGTGCAGTGCCTGCTCCTTCACGCCGCACTCAGCTCAGACAGCGTCAGCGGCTTCACCATGGACGACGCCCAGCACGAGCAGTACAACACGGCCGCCAGTATCGCACGACTGCGCACACGCTACCACTGGGAAGGGCAGCACGGCCGGCGCCATATGGTACGGCTGTCGCACTGCTGGCAAGGACTACTGCGCCCACCagcagtggctgctgcggcctccgtgaccggcagcagcgctgcacagtCGACGACGGTAGCGGCACCGACAGGGGTCCCGGTCAgttgcggtggcgcgccgtcttcgccggTGCCTCCGTCGTCGGTGCTCGAAacaagacagcagcagccggcagATGATAATCGTGCGCTGGCCTTTGCGGCTCCCGCCCGACTCATCGCGCTTTACGCCCCTCCCGTCCTCCTTCGTGggctgcaccggcgcctcCACGACATGGTCAGCTACGACGCCGCAGTGCACCACGCATCGCTGCTGAGGCAACTGCTCGCTCCATACGGCATCCACGTCGCCGTGACCGGCGCCACGCGACGCGGCTGCCCATTTTCCCTCCAGGCAGAGTATCTTCTCTGCctcacggaggcggcgacgtTCGAGGTGGAGGCAGTGCACCCAGGCGACGCTGGAGGGCTGGCGGAGAGCGACAGGGGTGCAGTCGAGGATGCCATCAACGAccacggcgacgacgccagcggcagccgtgcGTCCGCAGTGAGCACGGCGGCCATTGCCGTTACGGATCCTCGGACGCGTGAGGCACGGTGCTCCAAGATGCGGgcgaagagggcggcgatTCAGCGTGATGCGCTGATGTTGCGTCCGCCATCATTACCgtctgcgtcgtcgctggcggCCGCAGCCAGCGTTTCCAGGGAAGAGGATGGCGCCGCATCAGCggtcgccggcggcggcaccgggcACCGTGACCAGGCACGCATTCGTGTGTGTCTCGGGGGATCGCTGCGACGACGCTACTGCGACCGGCGCAGTGCCTTCTCATCGGCCGACGTTGTAAGCCCACAGGTTTCATACCGCGTGCGACGCGCGCTAGAGAGCCTCGTCCGGTGCGGCTACATCGTGTCCGCCGCCCAGCCGTTCCCACCATCGCAGTCGCATCTCGAGGCACGCAAGGTGATGTACTTGACAGCGCGCTATGACCCGCACTTGCCAGCGCAGGTACCACCACGGGCATGCACCGACCCTGCCGTGCTCcggcgcctgcagctgcaccggctCGTTCTACGCCTTTGCCCGTGGCATGCGTTtgccgcgcggcagctgctcctaACGGGTCCGGCGGATTTCACCACCCACGTGATGCTGCAGGCACTCGATCACGGCATTGACGTGAACATGAACGGCGCCTTCATGTGTGGCGAAgcctgcgcggcgagcggtgatggcggagTGGGCAACACAACccccgccatcgccgctACGACTGCGAGTGAGGCTCACGGTGGCTCCTTGCCACCAGTGCACCACAAGGGGcagacgcggcgccgctgcgaccttgtcgagcagctcatcctgcaagacgaggaggacctTGTATCACTCGCAGGGCTGCCGCGTATTGACCCCATGCTGCGCGGTCTCTACTGCCAGCAAAATCACCTGTGA
- a CDS encoding putative ribosomal protein S7 (previous protein_id=AAC24650.1), which translates to MQPHLRKLRKLKRGKPSDLEESVAKALFELEASHKTLRQELPRFHVNTVREVKVPRSKKTVLVVFYPLRFLMLVRKVQRALTSELEKRHPGCLVMLVAQRQITKRPTDVYKLQKVQRSKTSTAVFENILNDMIYPSDVVGRRWRCRTDGSKLMKVFLDARDRKRIESRLRAVAYVYKQLTHRRVSFGFMWNPKLQQVSTR; encoded by the coding sequence ATGCAGCCTCACCTCCGCAAGCTCCGTAAGCTGAAGCGCGGCAAGCCGAGCGACCTCGAGGAGAGCGTCGCGAAGGCGCTGTTCGAGCTTGAGGCATCGCACAAGACCCTGCGTCaggagctgccgcgcttccACGTCAACACTGTGCGCGAGGTCAAGGTGCCGCGCTCGAAGAAGACGGTGCTGGTCGTCTTCTACCCCCTGCGCTTCCTGATGCTGGTGCGCAAGGTCCAGCGCGCGCTCACCTCCGAGCTGGAGAAACGCCACCCGGGCTGCCTGGTGATGCTggttgcgcagcgccagaTCACGAAGCGCCCGACGGACGTGTACAAGCTGCAGAAGGTGCAGCGCTCGAAGACGAGCACGGCGGTGTTCGAGAACATTCTGAACGACATGATCTACCCGAGCGACGTGGtgggccgccgctggcgctgccgcacggACGGGAGCAAGCTGATGAAGGTGTTCCTGGACGCCCGCGACCGCAAGCGCATCGAGTCCCGCCTTCGCGCTGTGGCGTACGTGTACAAGCAGctgacgcaccgccgcgtgtcgTTCGGCTTTATGTGGAACccgaagctgcagcaggtgtCGACCCGGTAA
- a CDS encoding conserved hypothetical protein (previous protein_id=AAC24651.1): protein MELMATMALDRDAINTVTLRLLPPSAAPGAAVSLWLLWHTIPITASLSRTLSRLVSIEASAMAQTPLDDTADTAAMYHAAHPSHDQKARSPSAASASSSSSSASTSSALSTRTRHTCSTAEAEKTSWIELVRVGYVVSEIHAYCVLLKCRRAAQAARLKAALEEGAALGLTAPVEYVSDARPVVVTHCAFAERRGKVEAVGPDDASTTDHHPPRASARWCTGDHMVSLWEAIATVYPVRGNGNSGDDGDGDSASDGDGEHHDTRGSLQRHHRYHHHPHHLQSSPHTASSAPVTPSPARQSPAASSVMRKGAAPPPSRHAPTVTAAAAASTPKHMPLSSATAVGRASPSRPPHKPPHFPLAGRGGGGLGSLRSGDFCTICLDPLYLSACVTTLCQHSFHLSCYAQLPSGSAECPLCRFSVYDLLNDARCKVCGTYEDLWVCLICGHVACGRARRDHQQKHYHASGHSCSWQSTTNRMRNLSSRMFLHQEVALLLDEGGADDAATADSPHSIGSTTQLRSAEAGTSSVEAATTAMGATLSPSGADRVRYRSWSDSLVDSDLQEALNESKEEAVAQYYTQFLRQLAEEQQRWYEARLAERRRRRHERQMAAVAMAGGRRAENASSPAAEWLSHVAPSAHTALQCIALDERRLRRRVFSEYVQATISLLQAAQREYAGMAHMLRAVRDDAQQQVLLRSHFNSGLMAQVERVRQRTRELQRKGATAAQQKAAEEAELQRLVDEALSSL, encoded by the coding sequence ATGGAGCTCATGGCCACAATGGCCCTAGATCGCGACGCGATCAATACCGTCACGCTTCGCTTGCTGCCACCGTCGGCCGCTCCcggggcagcggtgtcgttgtggctgctgtggcaCACGATCCCGATCACCGCCAGCCTATCTCGCACGTTGAGTCGGCTCGTGTCGATCGAGGCGTCTGCgatggcgcagacgccgctgGACGACACCGCAGACACTGCAGCGATGTACCACGCAGCACATCCCTCGCACGATCAAAAGGCGCGCTCGCCCTCCGCGGcctcggcgtcttcgtcatcgtcgtccgCCTCGACGTCATCGGCTCTTTCAACGAGGACAAGGCACACGTGCTCCACCGCGGAAGCCGAGAAGACGAGCTGGATCGAGCTGGTGCGCGTGGGGTACGTTGTGAGCGAGATTCACGCTTACTGCGTCCTCTTAAAGTGCCGCCgtgcggcgcaggcggcaAGGTTGAAAGCAGCGTTGGAGGAGGGCGCTGCGCTGGGCTTGACAGCGCCGGTGGAGTACGTGAGTGACGCGCGGCCAGTCGTCGTCACGCACTGCGCCTTCGCAGAGCGCCGAGGAAAGGTGGAGGCCGTCGGCCCCGATGACGCGAGTACCACCGACCACCACCCACCTCGTGCAAGCGCTCGCTGGTGCACCGGCGACCACATGGTCTCCCTATGGGAAGCGATCGCTACCGTGTACCCCGTCCGCGGCAACGGCAACAgtggtgatgatggcgacggcgacagtgCCTCggatggcgacggcgagcatCACGACACTCGCGGGTCGCTACAGCGGCATCATCGGTATCACCATCATCCACACCATCTGCAGAGCAGCCCGCACACCGCGTCCTCTGCTCCTGTtacgccttctccagcgcggcAGTCGCCTGCTGCATCTTCCGTCATGCGTAAgggcgccgcaccgccaccgtcgcggcACGCCCCCAcggtcaccgccgccgcggcagcgtccaCACCGAAGCACATGCCATTGTCTTCGGCGACGGCAGTGGGGCGAGCGTCGCCGAGCCGGCCCCCACACAAGCCGCCTCATTTCCCCCTcgccggccgcggcggtggtggcctTGGCTCGCTGCGGAGTGGCGACTTCTGCACCATCTGCCTGGACCCGCTTTACCTCAGCGCCTGCGTCACAACGCTCTGCCAGCACTCCTTCCATTTGAGCTGCTACGCGCAGCTTCCGTCCGGGTCGGCGGAGTGCCCGCTCTGTCGCTTCTCCGTGTACGACCTGCTCAATGATGCGCGCTGCAAGGTGTGCGGCACGTACGAGGACCTGTGGGTATGCCTAATCTGCGGCCACGTCGCGTGCGGCCGGGCGCGGCGCGATCATCAGCAGAAGCACTACCATGCGTCGGGGCACTCCTGCTCGTGGCAGAGCACCACGAATCGCATGCGAAACTTGAGCTCCCGCATGTTTCTCCAccaggaggtggcgctgctgctcgacgagGGCGGTGCCGACgatgcggcgacggcggacAGTCCGCACAGCATCGGTTCCACTacgcagctccgcagcgccgaGGCCGGGACGTCTTCAGTGGAGGCAGCGACAACCGCGATGGGTGCGACACTGTCGCCCTCTGGCGCGGATCGCGTGCGGTACAGGTCGTGGAGCGACTCGCTGGTGGACTCCGACCTCCAGGAGGCGCTGAACGAGAGcaaggaagaggcggtggcgcagtaCTACACTCAGTTCCTCCGTCAGCTggccgaggagcagcagcggtggtacGAGGCAAGGCTGGcggagcgacgccgccgccggcacgagAGGCAGATGGCGGCGGTCGCCATGGCTGGTGGACGCCGCGCAGAAAACGCGTCGTCACCCGCAGCGGAGTGGTTGTCACACGTCGCACCATCGGCGCACACCGCTCTGCAGTGCATTGCCCTGGacgagcggcggctgcgccgtcgcgtgTTCTCCGAGTACGTGCAGGCGACCATCAGCCTCCTTCAGGCGGCCCAGCGCGAGTATGCCGGCATGGCTCACATGCTCAGGGCCGTCCGCGATGATGCGCAGCAACAGGTGCTTCTCCGGTCGCACTTCAACTCCGGACTTATGGCGCAGGTGGAGCGAGTGCGCCAGCGCACACGAGAGTTGCAGCGCAAAGGTGCAACGGCCGCACAGCAGAAGgcggctgaggaggcggagctgcagcgtctcgtGGATGAGGCGTTGTCGTCGCTGTGA
- a CDS encoding hypothetical protein (previous protein_id=AAC24652.1) encodes MEVNVTVTTKPYKPAASIYDAWKETLLPFLVPATVLSAWPTIMLIRDRNCVPIKLLTIAALVSLADGLLGSCAFSLQHQHAFSLSANSAFFYAGTVTYWLSGAALSPLMEVWGCRRSCMALALAGAAGAWGSGQSITLFVLCGRIATAAATSGLSTWVECALYHEAHGHHSPSPAAGDDKDMADGNGGEALGGSGALTIFHQVRPVMLFFSMIASQYVMAVTPTVSVAPCWVALLCYLGVFVVAWGLSVLPAASAAGSSWWTGSNPFHVNGGSNGVHGKSASMKEASSSCSEFESTVATLLPGVVLSCCSAGGSRLSAPQRLLRHYVHAYSASIRTLCMPRYLARHIVDIIFGAAFLTGSLLWVPTLELYDDSIPFGFVFELFMIATFLGSTFSLPVWAVGGAEAALVVLLSLSQRTLSTSRDYAIPVTIMLGGIVLHLTYGCVLTMGSLWRAEYAISSAPLTLLFLLKACTGVLGWVFLNAIDGKYMEDAFVFEAQWMWVLMWVQAVALTQCIVARMAPGCGRRANRVAIAKDGSAVLVQKPDSGNVKDLSSNGVKETAVAGGPTARLQTDILSHAPFNDVETAKL; translated from the coding sequence ATGGAGGTGAACGTGACCGTCACCACCAAGCCCTACAAGCCGGCAGCGTCCATCTATGATGCGTGgaaggagacgctgctgccctttCTTGTcccggcgacggtgctgagCGCCTGGCCCACGATCATGCTCATCCGAGATCGCAACTGCGTCCCGATCAAGCTGCTCACGATCGCCGCGCTCGTCTCGCTGGCCGACGGCCTCCTTGGCAGCTGTGCCTTCTCGCTGCAACATCAACacgccttctccctctccgcgaACTCGGCCTTCTTCTATGCGGGCACCGTCACCTACTGgctgagcggcgccgccctgAGTCCGCTGATGGAGGTGTGGGGGTGTCGGCGCTCCTGCATGGCGCTGGCCCTCGcgggtgccgctggtgcaTGGGGTAGTGGGCAGAGCATCActctcttcgtcctctgtgGCCGTAtagccaccgcagcagccacgtcTGGTCTCTCGACGTGGGTCGAGTGCGCGCTCTACCACGAGGCGCACGGGCACCATAGCCCTtcccccgccgccggcgatgaCAAGGATATGGCGGACGGCAACGGTGGTGAGGCGCTCGGCGGTAGCGGTGCGCTCACGATCTTTCATCAGGTACGCCCTGTCATGCTGTTCTTCTCCATGATCGCGTCGCAGTACGTGATGGCGGTGACGCCGACGGTGTCAGTGGCGCCGTGCTGGGTGGCGCTCCTGTGCTACCTCGGCGTGTTCGTCGTTGCCTGGGGCCTCTCTGTGCTACCTGCAGCCTCGGCGGCCGGATCGTCGTGGTGGACAGGATCGAACCCCTTCCACGTgaacggcggcagcaacggcgtACATGGAAAGAGCGCGAGCATGAAAGAGGCTTCGTCGAGCTGCTCGGAGTTTGAAAGCACGGTGGCAACGCTACTGCCGGGTGTGGtgctgagctgctgcagcgcgggcGGTTCGCGACTgtccgcgccgcagcgcctgctgcggcactACGTGCACGCCTACAGCGCCTCGATCCGGACACTGTGCATGCCGCGATATCTTGCCCGCCACATCGTGGACATCATCTTTGGCGCCGCCTTCCTTACGGGGTCGCTGCTGTGGGTGCCAACGCTGGAGCTGTACGACGACAGCATCCCGTTCGGCTTTGTGTTCGAGCTGTTCATGATCGCTACCTTCCTCGGCAGCACCTTCTCGCTTCCGGTGTgggccgtcggcggcgcagaggccGCACTGGTGGTCCTCCTCAGCCTCAGCCAGCGCACGCTCTCCACCTCGCGCGACTACGCCATCCCAGTGACAATCATGCTCGGCGGCATCGTGCTGCACCTCACGTACGGCTGCGTCCTCACCATGGGCAGCTTGTGGCGCGCCGAGTACGCGATCTCTAGCGCGCCACTCACGCTCTTGTTCTTGCTAAAGGCCTGCACCGGCGTCCTCGGGTGGGTCTTCCTCAACGCCATCGACGGCAAGTATATGGAGGACGCCTTCGTCTTTGAGGCGCAGTGGATGTGGGTGCTGATGTGGGTGCAGGCAGTGGCGCTGACGCAGTGCATCGTCGCGCGCATGGCTCCCGGttgtggccgccgtgccaaccgcgtcgccatcgcgaaagacggcagcgcggtgctggtgcagaAGCCGGACAGCGGTAACGTCAAGGACCTCAGCAGCAACGGTGTgaaggagacggcggtggcagggGGGCCAACGGCGCGTCTGCAGACCGATATACTCTCGCACGCGCCGTTCAACGACGTGGAGACCGCGAAACTGTAG
- a CDS encoding alpha/beta-hydrolase-like protein (previous protein_id=AAC24653.1) yields the protein MPWATTLDLKATPPPTLCVTVSNTTDVLIIADMQVDFLTPGGSLHVKGGEALLDGINAVSSQLPFRYQVATQDWHPENHCSFVTHGGPWPPHCVQGSSGAQLHAGLHTHRINAVLRKGATQQADSYSAFVDDNGVSTGLAGLLHSIGARRVFVCGVAYDFCVFFTAMDARKNGFGVVLLEDLTAAVDDAAWSARAAELKEAGVVLLSSSALVAEGTET from the coding sequence ATGCCGTGGGCGACCACCCTCGACCTCAaggccacgccgccgccgacgctgtgCGTCACCGTTAGCAACACGACCGATGTACTCATCATCGCCGACATGCAGGTGGACTTCTTAACACCTGGCGGCTCTCTCCACGTAAAGGGAGGTGAagcgctgctggacggcaTCAACGCCGTGTCCTCCCAGCTGCCGTTCCGCTACCAAGTTGCCACGCAGGACTGGCATCCGGAAAACCATTGTTCCTTCGTCACCCATGGCGGGCCGTGGCCCCCGCACTGTGTGCAGGGCTCGTCgggagcgcagctgcacgcagggctccacacgcaccgcaTCAACGCCGTCCTACGCAAAGGCGCCACGCAGCAGGCGGACAGCTACTCCGCCTTCGTGGATGACAACGGGGTGTCGACGGGCCTGGCCGGGCTGCTGCACTCGATCGGCGCGCGCcgtgtttttgtgtgcgGGGTGGCCTACGATTTCTGCGTCTTCTTCACCGCGATGGACGCGCGGAAAAATGGCTTCGGCGTCGTGCTGCTGGAAGACTTGACGGCCGCCGTGGACGACGCGGCGTGGTCGGCGCGAGCAgcggagctgaaggaggcCGGTGTTGTGCTGCTGAGCAGTTCCGCACTCGTGGCGGAAGGCACAGAGACGTAA